In Phycisphaerae bacterium, one DNA window encodes the following:
- a CDS encoding GRP family sugar transporter produces MFVVESYAVAVVMCVITMLCWGSWANTQKLASKEWRFQLFYWDYSIGVLLLTIIFALTLGSMGSAGRTFLADLGQASGTAIGLAFLGGVVFNLANILLVAAIDIAGMSVAFPIGIGLALVEGVIVNHIRDPKGDPRFLFAGVAGVVIAIIIDAIAYGKLPREGQKTLGKGIALSVVCGLLMGLFFYLVAAAMPPIAEINEPAQAGKLTPYSALFFFSLGLFLSNFLFNTLVMAKPFVGEPVPLGDYFKKGNPRLHIVGILGGIIWSIGMSFAIIAGDRAGYAISYGLGQGATMIAAFWGVFIWREFKTAPKGTNGLLALMFVFFIAGLSLIVYANA; encoded by the coding sequence ATGTTTGTCGTCGAGTCTTATGCCGTGGCCGTCGTCATGTGCGTCATCACCATGTTGTGCTGGGGTTCCTGGGCCAACACTCAGAAACTGGCCAGCAAGGAATGGCGGTTCCAACTGTTCTACTGGGACTATTCGATCGGTGTGCTGCTGCTCACCATCATCTTTGCCCTGACACTGGGCAGTATGGGCTCCGCCGGCCGCACCTTCCTTGCCGATCTGGGACAAGCCAGCGGCACGGCGATCGGGCTCGCGTTCCTGGGCGGCGTGGTCTTTAATCTCGCCAACATTCTCCTGGTCGCGGCCATCGACATCGCAGGCATGTCCGTCGCTTTCCCGATAGGTATCGGCCTCGCACTGGTCGAAGGCGTCATCGTCAATCACATACGAGATCCGAAGGGCGATCCGCGTTTCCTGTTCGCGGGAGTCGCCGGAGTCGTCATCGCCATCATCATCGACGCCATCGCCTACGGCAAACTGCCAAGAGAGGGCCAGAAAACGCTGGGCAAGGGTATTGCCCTCTCGGTCGTCTGCGGTCTGTTGATGGGCCTGTTCTTCTACCTCGTGGCCGCGGCGATGCCACCTATTGCCGAAATCAACGAGCCTGCCCAGGCAGGCAAGTTGACTCCCTACAGCGCGCTCTTTTTCTTTTCTCTGGGCTTGTTCCTGTCGAACTTCCTGTTCAACACCCTGGTCATGGCCAAGCCCTTTGTCGGCGAACCCGTGCCCTTGGGGGACTACTTCAAGAAGGGAAATCCACGGCTGCATATCGTCGGCATCCTCGGCGGCATCATCTGGAGTATCGGTATGTCGTTCGCCATCATCGCGGGCGATCGGGCCGGTTACGCCATTTCGTACGGCCTCGGGCAAGGGGCGACCATGATCGCCGCCTTCTGGGGGGTCTTCATCTGGAGAGAATTCAAGACCGCGCCGAAAGGCACCAACGGATTGCTCGCATTGATGTTTGTGTTTTTCATCGCCGGACTGAGTCTGATCGTGTACGCGAACGCGTGA
- a CDS encoding ABC transporter ATP-binding protein, with product MIETINLTKRYGDLVALNNLHLNIEEGECFGYIGPNGAGKTTTIRILATLLQPTWGEARICGHVVGYQSRKIRPLIGYVPDFFGTYADMVVVEYLEFFASAYGITGHQRTKIVGDVLELTDLSYKRDALVDSLSRGMKQRLSIARVLLHDPKVLLLDEPASGLDPRARIEIRELLKELHRMGKTILISSHILPELAELCSTIGILERGELLFHGPVGEITRRAKRGVRVQIRVPDKIDIAVDTLRRLDEVKNVQQDNGFVSVELKNEMHDFSFLARALIEKNLAIQELREEEVNLETAFMRLTKGIVQ from the coding sequence ATCATCGAGACGATCAACCTGACCAAGCGATACGGCGACCTGGTAGCGCTGAATAACCTTCACCTGAATATCGAGGAAGGCGAGTGCTTCGGGTACATCGGGCCGAACGGCGCGGGCAAGACGACGACAATCAGGATTCTGGCGACGCTGTTGCAGCCGACCTGGGGCGAGGCCCGCATCTGCGGCCACGTGGTGGGTTATCAATCGCGCAAGATCCGCCCGCTGATCGGCTACGTGCCCGACTTCTTCGGCACCTACGCCGACATGGTGGTCGTCGAGTATCTGGAGTTTTTCGCTTCGGCCTACGGCATCACGGGACACCAGCGGACCAAGATCGTGGGCGACGTGCTCGAGTTGACCGACCTGAGCTACAAGCGCGACGCTCTGGTCGACTCGCTCTCGCGCGGCATGAAGCAGCGGCTGAGTATCGCCCGGGTGCTGCTGCACGACCCGAAGGTGCTGTTGCTGGACGAGCCGGCCAGCGGCCTGGACCCGCGGGCCCGCATCGAAATCCGCGAGCTGCTCAAGGAACTGCACCGGATGGGCAAGACCATCCTGATCAGCTCGCACATTCTGCCTGAACTGGCCGAGCTTTGTTCGACCATCGGGATCCTTGAGCGGGGCGAACTGCTGTTTCACGGCCCGGTGGGCGAGATCACCCGCAGAGCCAAACGCGGCGTCCGCGTGCAGATCCGCGTGCCCGACAAGATTGACATCGCCGTGGATACGCTCCGCCGACTGGACGAGGTCAAGAACGTGCAACAGGACAACGGCTTCGTCTCGGTGGAGTTGAAGAACGAGATGCACGATTTCAGTTTTCTGGCCCGGGCATTGATTGAGAAGAACCTGGCGATCCAGGAGCTTCGTGAGGAAGAGGTCAATCTCGAAACCGCGTTCATGCGTCTGACCAAGGGGATAGTTCAATAG
- the hpt gene encoding hypoxanthine phosphoribosyltransferase, producing MHPDIARILISRDKIAQRVKELADEIARTYEGDADAGITVVTILSGALIFVADLMRQLPLKMKVGLIMVSSYAGPRTSPSKPKVIHGLNTDVAGRHVLLVDDILDTGGTLRMVRRRLEKAGARSIRTCVLLRKPAKAPPDVGADFIGFDIEDAFVVGYGLDFDDQYRNLPDIAVLREEIYARRNSGAAEMTDSQAPITNE from the coding sequence ATGCACCCGGACATCGCACGGATTCTGATCTCCCGCGATAAGATCGCCCAGCGAGTGAAGGAGTTGGCGGACGAAATTGCCCGCACGTACGAGGGCGATGCGGATGCCGGCATCACGGTTGTCACGATTCTGTCGGGAGCGCTGATCTTCGTCGCCGACCTCATGCGGCAGTTGCCGCTCAAGATGAAGGTCGGACTCATCATGGTTTCCAGCTATGCCGGGCCGCGAACCAGCCCGAGCAAGCCGAAGGTGATTCACGGCCTCAATACGGACGTCGCCGGACGCCATGTATTGCTGGTGGACGACATCCTGGACACCGGCGGGACGCTCCGGATGGTCCGACGTCGCCTGGAAAAGGCCGGGGCCCGTTCAATCCGAACCTGCGTCCTGTTACGCAAGCCCGCCAAGGCCCCTCCCGACGTCGGGGCCGATTTCATCGGGTTTGACATCGAAGACGCTTTTGTTGTGGGCTACGGCCTGGATTTCGACGATCAATATCGTAACCTCCCCGATATTGCGGTTCTGCGGGAGGAAATCTATGCTCGGAGGAACAGCGGGGCGGCGGAAATGACCGATTCCCAAGCCCCAATCACCAATGAATGA
- a CDS encoding ABC transporter permease subunit — MAEVTRKILADVGLWLWRLVPANPIVLRVVSMGSKRASHFWARTGYLLVMLFVVLIVAQTVKHGESLGELAKSSASTFEAISVLQLAMMCFLAPVFTAGAISQEKDAETFNVLLTTPLTNAQIALGSLMSRLFFVLSLLLSGLPIFCITMLYGGVTTRQIFISFGIAACTALVTGALAITISMIRVGTRGTILSFYAGIAVYLFATLALGLWPRTHVPESILPGSRTGMSWLSAFNPFLALLVGLKRVPPPAPALVDHYGWALSWVASAPHMAYMAITFGASVVMIALATVFVRRGVKQAEGSLLQRAVLRVLRRKSTEGERRRRPRHVWANPVAWREAVTQGSAAGNRLVYYGFIFAGISAAVVLLVFHNSGRLANPGATAEQMANAARDWLTGIVMVEFVTAILMALNTGATAISRERESGTMELMLVTPLESDYIIRGKIRGLISFTAPLMAVPAGTVLLMAVNDLVQGSDPPVVNLMSAILLPALLLVYSALACVVSLQTSLKSKGSVQAIIQSMGIMTLVGFGLGVCAYGALETMEQIAGITGPLTFVMSIYMVLNPHQMTSDRYSRFGATEAEVMAYLFVGTVIAIFLYGGIVTGMYRSMVRNFDMIVRKQSK, encoded by the coding sequence ATGGCAGAGGTGACCCGGAAGATTCTCGCGGACGTCGGTCTGTGGCTCTGGCGGCTGGTGCCGGCCAATCCGATCGTGCTGCGGGTGGTGAGCATGGGCAGCAAGCGAGCGTCCCATTTCTGGGCCCGCACAGGTTATCTGCTGGTCATGCTCTTCGTCGTGCTGATCGTCGCGCAGACCGTGAAGCACGGGGAATCACTGGGCGAGCTGGCCAAGTCGTCAGCGAGCACCTTTGAGGCAATCTCGGTTCTACAACTGGCGATGATGTGTTTTCTGGCGCCGGTCTTCACCGCCGGTGCGATTTCGCAGGAGAAGGATGCCGAGACGTTCAACGTGCTGCTGACCACGCCGCTGACCAACGCCCAGATCGCCCTGGGCTCGTTGATGAGCCGGCTGTTCTTCGTGCTCAGTCTGCTGCTCTCGGGGTTGCCGATTTTCTGCATTACCATGCTTTACGGCGGCGTCACCACCCGGCAGATTTTCATCAGCTTCGGCATTGCCGCCTGTACCGCCCTGGTGACCGGGGCGCTGGCCATCACGATCAGCATGATCCGCGTCGGCACGCGGGGGACCATCCTGTCCTTTTACGCCGGTATTGCGGTGTATCTGTTTGCGACCCTGGCGTTAGGGCTTTGGCCGCGAACGCACGTGCCCGAGTCGATCTTGCCCGGCAGCAGGACGGGCATGAGCTGGCTGTCGGCGTTCAATCCCTTCCTGGCCCTTCTGGTGGGGCTGAAGAGGGTGCCGCCGCCGGCACCGGCCCTGGTGGACCACTACGGGTGGGCGTTATCCTGGGTGGCGTCGGCTCCGCACATGGCGTACATGGCGATCACATTCGGGGCATCGGTGGTCATGATCGCCCTGGCAACCGTTTTCGTCCGGCGCGGCGTCAAGCAGGCCGAAGGCAGCTTGTTGCAACGCGCGGTCTTGCGGGTCCTGCGGAGGAAATCAACCGAGGGTGAGCGTCGTCGTCGGCCGCGGCACGTCTGGGCCAACCCGGTAGCGTGGCGCGAGGCGGTCACCCAGGGCAGTGCCGCCGGCAACCGCCTGGTCTACTACGGGTTCATCTTTGCGGGCATTTCGGCGGCCGTCGTGCTGCTGGTCTTTCACAACAGCGGGCGACTCGCCAACCCGGGAGCCACGGCAGAGCAGATGGCCAATGCCGCTCGCGACTGGCTCACCGGCATCGTGATGGTCGAGTTCGTCACCGCTATTCTCATGGCTCTCAACACCGGCGCGACCGCCATCAGCCGTGAACGCGAGTCGGGTACCATGGAATTGATGCTGGTCACGCCGCTGGAGAGTGATTACATCATTCGTGGCAAGATCCGCGGCTTGATCAGCTTTACCGCGCCGCTGATGGCCGTCCCGGCGGGCACCGTCCTGTTGATGGCCGTCAACGACCTGGTCCAGGGGTCCGATCCGCCGGTGGTCAACCTGATGTCGGCGATACTCCTGCCCGCCCTGTTGTTGGTCTATTCGGCACTGGCCTGCGTGGTGAGTCTGCAGACTTCGCTCAAGAGCAAGGGGTCCGTCCAGGCCATCATTCAGAGCATGGGCATCATGACGCTGGTCGGGTTCGGGCTGGGCGTCTGTGCTTACGGGGCCCTCGAGACGATGGAGCAGATTGCCGGCATCACCGGGCCGCTGACCTTTGTCATGTCGATCTACATGGTGCTGAACCCTCATCAAATGACCAGCGACCGCTATTCCAGGTTCGGGGCGACCGAGGCCGAAGTCATGGCATATCTCTTTGTCGGGACGGTCATTGCGATCTTTCTATACGGTGGCATCGTCACGGGCATGTATCGGTCGATGGTCCGCAATTTCGACATGATCGTCCGTAAGCAGTCGAAGTAA
- a CDS encoding glucuronyl hydrolase, which yields MAKRKEPQIPTPFDAAFEFAGQQVRRLVERYPDQFVAHTVQGRWGIDPSAWSGSFNGLLPGMMWILHEVSGEAWWAETAERYSRAVEPLKALPQVGLGLVFYHGSHRRWHEATVRAAAPQARVVEVMQEAARTLAGRFSKSARCLIMDPAAPVLAIEDLMNVPLILHTADLSDDDWLLTIGSQHVATSRRHLVRGDGSTVGFALMGDHRECTIRADRAGWQQDSCWARGQAWAVYGFATCGRLLGFGPWLETARQCAYYLIEKLSGDPIPPWDLDASPGLALPRDSSAAAIAAAGFLELAQAEQTVGPEQARQRQYLQDAALRILTALCEPEYLAIDDPNWEGILKHGVGDLEKGLAVDESVIWGDFFFIEALYRVRRLLRAKRH from the coding sequence ATGGCCAAACGCAAGGAACCCCAGATTCCGACGCCGTTCGATGCGGCGTTTGAGTTTGCCGGTCAGCAAGTCAGGCGACTGGTCGAGCGGTACCCTGACCAGTTCGTCGCGCACACGGTCCAGGGACGCTGGGGCATCGATCCGTCGGCCTGGTCAGGCAGCTTCAATGGTCTTTTGCCGGGGATGATGTGGATCCTCCACGAGGTCAGCGGCGAGGCTTGGTGGGCCGAGACTGCCGAACGATACAGCCGGGCCGTCGAGCCTCTGAAAGCACTGCCTCAGGTCGGCCTGGGCCTGGTGTTCTACCACGGAAGTCATCGGCGCTGGCATGAGGCAACGGTTCGGGCCGCTGCTCCGCAGGCGCGCGTGGTGGAGGTGATGCAGGAAGCCGCGCGGACGCTGGCCGGCCGCTTCAGCAAGAGTGCCCGCTGCCTGATCATGGACCCGGCGGCGCCGGTCCTGGCAATCGAGGACCTGATGAACGTACCCCTGATCCTGCACACGGCCGACTTGTCGGATGACGACTGGTTACTCACCATCGGCAGCCAGCACGTGGCCACTTCTCGCCGCCATTTGGTTCGGGGAGACGGTTCAACCGTCGGGTTCGCCCTGATGGGAGATCACCGCGAATGCACGATTCGGGCTGACCGGGCCGGTTGGCAACAGGATTCCTGCTGGGCTCGCGGGCAGGCTTGGGCGGTTTACGGCTTCGCCACCTGCGGACGGTTGCTGGGGTTTGGCCCGTGGCTGGAGACTGCCCGACAATGTGCCTACTATCTGATCGAAAAGCTTTCCGGAGATCCGATCCCACCCTGGGACCTCGACGCATCCCCAGGGTTAGCGTTGCCCCGCGACAGTTCCGCCGCCGCGATTGCGGCCGCCGGGTTCCTGGAATTGGCACAGGCCGAGCAGACCGTCGGCCCAGAGCAGGCTCGCCAGCGCCAGTACCTTCAGGATGCGGCGCTTCGCATCCTGACCGCACTGTGCGAGCCTGAGTACTTGGCCATTGACGATCCAAACTGGGAGGGAATCCTCAAGCACGGTGTCGGGGATCTGGAAAAGGGCTTGGCCGTCGATGAGTCGGTAATCTGGGGCGACTTCTTCTTCATCGAGGCCCTGTACCGGGTCAGGCGTCTGCTCCGCGCTAAGCGGCACTGA
- a CDS encoding PH domain-containing protein: MSKPQRLNETDKGAGQAPWIRHSDSGLLPSLGFPHSGFSGRTLEAPYTQAHGSHGHTLEAANLLPAHLLDGNEIVILAIKPSLWFVVFVSFRWLMAALALILAAGWLAELAPQVNAAMIIKAAAILAAGRVALAVLQWASRLYVLTNRRIMRLTGILNVDLFECSLTKIQNTYVTLTWYERLTRLGTISFATAGTGGVEASWINVNNPLELHERVRSAIHRAQRPGGSGI, from the coding sequence ATGTCGAAACCCCAACGCCTGAATGAGACTGACAAAGGGGCAGGACAAGCCCCATGGATCCGTCATTCGGATTCCGGACTTCTTCCGTCACTCGGATTTCCTCATTCCGGCTTCTCCGGTCGCACCCTCGAGGCCCCATACACCCAGGCTCACGGCAGCCACGGTCACACGCTCGAGGCCGCCAATCTCCTGCCCGCCCACCTGCTCGACGGCAATGAGATTGTCATCCTGGCGATCAAACCCTCTCTCTGGTTTGTGGTTTTTGTCTCGTTTCGCTGGCTGATGGCGGCTCTGGCGCTGATTCTCGCGGCCGGCTGGTTGGCCGAACTGGCTCCACAAGTCAACGCGGCGATGATCATTAAAGCCGCCGCTATTCTGGCCGCCGGCCGCGTCGCCTTGGCCGTGCTCCAGTGGGCATCCCGTCTCTACGTCCTGACCAACCGCCGCATCATGCGGCTTACCGGAATCCTCAACGTCGATCTGTTCGAGTGTTCCCTCACCAAGATACAGAATACCTACGTGACGCTGACCTGGTATGAACGCCTGACCCGGCTGGGAACGATCTCCTTTGCCACGGCCGGGACCGGCGGCGTGGAGGCGTCATGGATTAATGTGAATAACCCCCTCGAACTCCACGAACGCGTCCGATCCGCCATTCATCGGGCCCAACGACCGGGCGGCAGCGGGATCTGA
- a CDS encoding carboxypeptidase regulatory-like domain-containing protein encodes MCRKLARGTVLVGLAVTFIGRPAESGSITGRREDQYGDGVHESLIWAVGVGNNPSGAHGIALAWWGNFSINNLPAGQYYLAGNAHGVAPHAILDSPITVPAWGSVEVNLRDRITMNSQGLTDLDSCRWAAQTFIATGRGLDEVAVISPDGGSRVSISVREDVPEGRQIGPARIVTNGSLFPAGARWLPGEVPLIPGRRYALRLDGVGGSTWTPAVAYRPHGYPNGHAWFDGVPVPEADLKVAISCLDTGFIEDYSVSNWWRSKTFRELLQTFIPQGSELRVAQMMLAGEGGFVMRAGVHQWSGSYPPGNQVGVAKHAEMSKDLPQAFVWGPGEAPLTPGQPYAVRFTRADGQPFAIYGDSDNYPEGQAYFDGVPDGGIDINGTFVTREADRGEIVLSNLVMTPISGTEVRAIFETDVPTTATIACKTGSPPFDTIWPADQIARQLHDVVIRHLQPSTTYDMWLLAHHPDRNVLSTRATPVVVTTRNEFAPFAGHIRSQTGPVAGAEIILEERRLTTFTDSQGGFIFTNVPTGRQTLRIQAVGCASVVQDVDVTADGQGFADISTTSYTNLLAGSDNNPMAGWTAFGSFNGEFDSGSYSVTARTGPKWMGYVANWPNMSQGEHGGGIFRTMTVEPGRRYRFGGFIRTQAFGSDHDPIDGLAVARIGVDLTGGTDHHSPNVKWARMRFTSGQWVEQTVDFTAEGPVVTLFAHHKWEYFYETPIWYIAAFDDLWLGPARLAIPDFDCDGDVDQEDFGRFQQCLSGPGNMQGRTDCTLARLDVDEDVDQQDMVIFLECLSGAGQPTPASCNQ; translated from the coding sequence ATGTGTCGCAAGCTTGCGCGAGGCACCGTGCTCGTGGGGCTGGCCGTCACATTCATCGGCCGGCCTGCGGAGTCGGGGTCGATCACCGGTCGTCGGGAAGACCAGTATGGCGATGGTGTGCACGAGTCGCTCATCTGGGCGGTCGGGGTGGGGAACAATCCAAGTGGCGCTCACGGCATTGCCCTGGCCTGGTGGGGAAACTTCAGCATTAACAACCTGCCGGCAGGCCAGTACTACCTTGCGGGCAACGCCCATGGCGTCGCTCCGCACGCGATTCTGGATTCACCCATCACCGTCCCAGCTTGGGGATCTGTCGAAGTGAACCTTCGCGATCGCATCACCATGAACAGCCAGGGCCTGACGGACTTGGACTCCTGCCGATGGGCGGCACAAACGTTCATCGCTACGGGGCGTGGTCTGGACGAGGTCGCTGTGATCTCGCCGGACGGCGGAAGCCGGGTGAGCATCAGCGTGCGCGAAGACGTCCCCGAGGGACGACAGATCGGTCCGGCTCGGATCGTGACCAACGGGAGCCTATTCCCCGCGGGTGCCCGCTGGTTGCCGGGAGAGGTGCCGCTGATTCCGGGACGTCGATACGCGCTGCGTCTGGACGGCGTGGGGGGAAGCACTTGGACGCCGGCAGTTGCGTACCGGCCGCACGGTTACCCGAATGGTCACGCGTGGTTCGACGGCGTGCCGGTGCCAGAGGCCGACCTGAAGGTGGCCATCTCCTGCCTGGACACCGGCTTTATCGAAGATTACAGCGTCAGCAACTGGTGGCGGTCGAAAACGTTCCGCGAACTGCTGCAAACCTTCATTCCTCAAGGCAGTGAGCTGCGTGTGGCACAGATGATGCTCGCGGGTGAGGGTGGCTTTGTGATGCGGGCCGGCGTTCACCAGTGGTCCGGCAGTTATCCGCCGGGGAATCAGGTGGGAGTCGCCAAGCACGCCGAGATGTCCAAGGACCTGCCGCAAGCCTTCGTGTGGGGCCCCGGCGAGGCCCCGCTCACGCCGGGCCAACCCTACGCGGTCCGGTTTACTCGGGCCGACGGGCAGCCCTTTGCCATCTACGGCGATTCGGACAATTACCCTGAGGGGCAGGCCTACTTTGACGGCGTGCCCGACGGGGGAATCGACATCAACGGGACGTTCGTTACGCGGGAGGCCGATCGCGGCGAGATTGTCTTGAGCAATCTGGTCATGACGCCGATCTCCGGCACTGAGGTGCGTGCAATCTTTGAGACGGACGTTCCGACAACCGCGACGATCGCCTGCAAGACGGGCTCGCCGCCCTTCGACACGATCTGGCCGGCGGATCAGATTGCCCGCCAATTACATGACGTCGTGATCCGCCACCTTCAGCCCAGCACCACCTACGACATGTGGCTTCTGGCTCACCACCCGGACCGCAATGTCCTCAGCACCCGTGCGACCCCTGTTGTCGTCACCACCCGCAACGAATTCGCACCGTTCGCCGGGCATATCCGCAGTCAGACCGGCCCGGTGGCGGGGGCCGAAATCATCCTTGAAGAACGCAGGCTGACAACGTTCACGGATTCACAGGGCGGCTTCATCTTCACAAACGTTCCCACCGGCCGGCAGACACTGAGAATACAGGCGGTCGGCTGCGCGAGCGTCGTGCAGGACGTGGATGTGACCGCCGACGGCCAGGGTTTTGCGGACATTTCGACGACCTCTTACACGAATCTGCTGGCCGGCAGCGACAACAACCCGATGGCCGGTTGGACCGCGTTTGGGAGCTTCAACGGCGAGTTCGACAGCGGTTCGTACAGTGTGACGGCTCGGACCGGTCCGAAATGGATGGGCTATGTGGCGAACTGGCCGAATATGTCCCAGGGCGAGCATGGCGGCGGGATCTTCCGCACGATGACCGTGGAGCCCGGGCGGCGATACCGCTTCGGCGGGTTTATTCGGACGCAGGCGTTCGGATCCGATCATGATCCGATCGACGGTCTGGCGGTTGCTCGTATCGGGGTCGATCTCACCGGCGGAACGGATCACCACAGCCCCAACGTGAAATGGGCAAGGATGCGGTTCACCAGCGGCCAGTGGGTGGAGCAGACCGTCGACTTCACCGCCGAGGGGCCGGTCGTCACGCTGTTTGCACACCACAAGTGGGAGTATTTCTACGAGACGCCGATCTGGTATATCGCGGCCTTTGACGACTTGTGGCTGGGGCCGGCCAGGCTCGCGATTCCGGATTTTGACTGCGACGGCGACGTCGATCAGGAGGATTTCGGCCGATTTCAGCAATGCCTTTCAGGCCCGGGCAACATGCAAGGCCGAACGGATTGTACCCTTGCCCGACTGGACGTGGACGAGGATGTGGACCAGCAGGACATGGTCATCTTTCTGGAATGCTTGAGCGGGGCCGGTCAGCCGACGCCGGCGTCGTGCAATCAGTGA
- the rbsK gene encoding ribokinase, translating into MAGSICVVGSSNTDMILQMDRIPRPGETILGGEFSMAAGGKGANQAVGAARAGGQVVFVARVGNDMFGDQAIRGFMRDAINVDYVVRDPQAPSGVALIFVAKDGENSIGVASGANGRLSPADVAKAREAITSADILLMQLETPLDTVKAAAEMAAAAGVRVILNPAPAQPLGDDLLKHVSILTPNESEAELLTGVKVEGTKGAAEAAKVLMSKGIQTVLITLGPTGTFVAAKDSAELVPSFKVKAVDTTAAGDIFNGALAVALAEGRALKEAVRFANAAAALSVTKLGAQPSAPRRQDIEQFMASA; encoded by the coding sequence ATGGCAGGGAGTATTTGCGTCGTCGGCAGTTCGAATACGGACATGATTCTGCAAATGGATCGCATCCCCCGGCCGGGTGAGACGATCCTGGGCGGCGAGTTCTCCATGGCCGCCGGGGGCAAGGGCGCCAATCAGGCCGTCGGCGCCGCCCGAGCAGGCGGACAGGTCGTCTTTGTCGCCCGCGTGGGCAACGACATGTTCGGCGACCAGGCTATCCGCGGGTTCATGCGGGACGCGATCAACGTCGACTACGTCGTCCGGGACCCGCAAGCCCCATCAGGCGTGGCCTTGATCTTCGTCGCCAAGGACGGCGAGAACAGCATCGGCGTGGCTTCCGGGGCCAACGGGCGACTCTCGCCCGCAGACGTCGCCAAGGCACGAGAGGCGATCACCTCCGCGGATATCCTACTCATGCAGTTGGAGACGCCTCTGGACACGGTGAAGGCCGCGGCCGAGATGGCTGCCGCCGCCGGCGTGCGCGTTATTCTCAATCCGGCCCCGGCTCAGCCCCTTGGTGACGATCTGCTCAAGCACGTGTCGATCCTGACGCCGAACGAATCGGAGGCGGAACTGCTCACCGGTGTAAAGGTCGAAGGAACAAAGGGCGCCGCCGAGGCAGCGAAGGTACTGATGTCCAAGGGGATCCAGACGGTGCTGATCACCTTGGGGCCAACCGGGACGTTCGTGGCCGCGAAGGACTCTGCCGAACTGGTCCCCAGTTTCAAGGTTAAGGCGGTCGATACCACGGCCGCGGGTGACATCTTCAACGGTGCCCTGGCAGTCGCCCTGGCCGAGGGGCGGGCGCTTAAGGAAGCAGTGCGTTTTGCCAACGCCGCTGCCGCACTCTCCGTGACCAAGCTGGGAGCCCAGCCTTCGGCCCCAAGAAGGCAGGATATCGAACAGTTCATGGCCTCCGCGTAG